The DNA region TCCTGAGACGCCTGAAGTAAAAAACCATTCTGGTTGTTAACTTCATGATTCTCGTTATTCGCGTTTTGACTGCTATGGGTACTGCTACATGCTGAGAGGAGTGTTGCCAGCGCCAGTGCGGGCACGATCCGCAAGATATATCTCAGTATTGGTTGAGACTTGACCATTATTCGGGTTTTCCTTCGGGTTCCTTACGACACAATTGTCGCCAGCCAGATGACAAAGCAGGGAGATTAATAAGCGAAACAGACTAAGACAAATCCTTAATCACTAAAATGTGTTAATGGACACATTTTAATGTAAAAAAATCTGATTTTTCTGACGCTGTGGCCTCACTGCGACTGAGGTTAACTGATTACAGACGCCGTGGCGAGTGCTTTTAATCAATTTCACATAGGTTTTTTTGATGAGAATCAAAACGTAACACAATGACTAATTTAGCGACAATTGTGAGCGAATGATGGTGAGAACAGGCGGCGAAACGGGCGTCAATTCAGGGCATAGCCCAGTTTTCACAATTTTCCAGAGGAATAACGGAGAAGGGCCACGATTGAGTCAGTCTGCGGAAAAGATAACCTTTTCTTTTCGTCATATTAATTAGCAGGCTAATAGTGAGGGGCTGTTTTTTATAAGCGCGGACGGTTCAGTGGCGGATGATTAAACCGACCGCGCTTATCATTTACATCACGGGCTTATATTTACCCGGTAATTTGCGATTAAACCAGTTAACCAGCACGTCGCTGGCTGGCGTTAATAACCACCAGCTCAGACCCACTAATATCACCGACAGCGATCCGACGGCAATATCAGTAAACCAGTGCGCACCGGCCATGACGCGCGGCAGGGAAAATAGCACCACAATTGCGGCGGCAATTAAAAAACGGCTGAAGCCAAAATACCGCCATATAAAGCAGGCAAAAATAATCAGCATCATACCGTGGTCGCCAGGGAAGCTATCTTTCGACGCATCCTTCGCCGGGATACCGGTGAGTTCGCTGACACGATGCACATTCTCAAAGAACAGCGTCGGGCTGGAATGCTTCACCGGCAGCAGGTGGCCCAGCTGATTGAGGATAACGGCCGTCAGCAGCATGGTGATGCCGATCGCCAGCATCCGGCGCCGCGCGGGCGGTGTCTCCTGACGCCAGATCGACAGATAGAGCAGGCCCATCGCCAGCAGTGATACCACATCAAAACCCCGGAAGTTGGTGATCGCGACGATCAGGGCAAACAGGGGATGAGTCACCATCTGGTTATTGAAGCCATAAAAGATCGCTTTATCGATGCCGAACCAGAAACCATGTTGTGGTGGCAGATACCAGGACAGAAACAGTACTACACCCAGTGCATTCAGCAGCAGGATGGTAACGAGGCGGGTTGCGCGCATAAGTAAACTCATTTCAAAAAAATAACCGCCGACAATACCTTTACTAGCGTAAACGGCACTTCAACAACGCCGATTGTAGTCGATTCCAGTCAGCCTGCTGAGAATGAATGACTTCAATACGGCTATCGGGTGGCGACACAGCAGAGGTTTCACTGTGCAGCGCTTTTGCCTCGCCGTTAATACGCATTGTGCCTTCGGCCGTGCGCATCACCCCTTTTATCCGATCAACCTGCGCCTGCTGCGCCCACGCCAGCAGGGCGGCGCTGTCGAACCGGGTCTCGCCATCGAACAGCCAGCCGCAGGCGCTGTAGCCCTGGCCCTGATTCAGCGACCGGCGCCAGCGCGCGCCACCCGTCAGCCGCAGCGCCGCTACGCCGCTGGCGGGCACGTCCGGATGATGATGGTGCGGAAGGGGAAGCGCGCGAGGCTGATGGGGCGCATCCAGCAGATGAAGGGGGATGCGGCCAAATTCTGTTTCTCTCACGGGACGTGGCGGCTGGCTCTGCTGCAGCCACTCAGTCAGCCGCTGGCGATCCTGCGTGTCCCAGCTATCGCGCTTGCTGGCGATGATGATATCGGCGGCCGCCAGCTGATCGCGAAAGTTTTCATTGGCTGCGATACGCGGATCGGCGAGCTGACGGGGATCGAGCAGCGTCAGGGTGGCATTGAGCTGCAGCCAGGTCTGATAGACCGGCGACTTCAGTATTTCCAGCACCCGGCGCGGATGACCAAGGCCGGTAGGCTCGATCAGCAGCCGGTCGGGCTTATCTTTCAGCAGCAGATTCAGCCCGACCTGCAGCGGCAGACCATTCACGCAGCACAGGCAGCCGCCGGGGATCTCTTTAACGGTTGCGCCGCGATCGGCCAGCAGCGCACCATCGATTCCGATCTCGCCAAATTCGTTGACCAGCACCGCCCACTTTTCGTTCTGCGGCCGGGCGGCCAGAAGATGGCAGAGCAGCGTGGTTTTTCCGCTGCCCAGAAAACCGGTGATCAGATTAACGCGTGTCATGGTGCGGGCTCCTGCCTGGAATGCTGATAATGTTATATTATAACACTACCAGGCTCCAGCCTGCGCCAGTTAATCAGCACGACCCATATAGCGGCGTTCAGCGATATGAATACGGATGCGGTCACCGTTGCTGAGGTATTCCGGAACCTGAATGGAGAGACCGGTACTCATTCCGGCGGGTTTGGTGCGGGCGCTGGCGGAAGCGCCTTTAATGCCAGGCGAGGTATCGACGATCTCCATATCCACCGTCTGTGGCAGCTCCAGCGCCAGCACCTGGCCATCCATCGTCAGTACGTGAATGCCAGGAATGCC from Pantoea deleyi includes:
- a CDS encoding phosphatase PAP2 family protein, with amino-acid sequence MRATRLVTILLLNALGVVLFLSWYLPPQHGFWFGIDKAIFYGFNNQMVTHPLFALIVAITNFRGFDVVSLLAMGLLYLSIWRQETPPARRRMLAIGITMLLTAVILNQLGHLLPVKHSSPTLFFENVHRVSELTGIPAKDASKDSFPGDHGMMLIIFACFIWRYFGFSRFLIAAAIVVLFSLPRVMAGAHWFTDIAVGSLSVILVGLSWWLLTPASDVLVNWFNRKLPGKYKPVM
- a CDS encoding CobW family GTP-binding protein encodes the protein MTRVNLITGFLGSGKTTLLCHLLAARPQNEKWAVLVNEFGEIGIDGALLADRGATVKEIPGGCLCCVNGLPLQVGLNLLLKDKPDRLLIEPTGLGHPRRVLEILKSPVYQTWLQLNATLTLLDPRQLADPRIAANENFRDQLAAADIIIASKRDSWDTQDRQRLTEWLQQSQPPRPVRETEFGRIPLHLLDAPHQPRALPLPHHHHPDVPASGVAALRLTGGARWRRSLNQGQGYSACGWLFDGETRFDSAALLAWAQQAQVDRIKGVMRTAEGTMRINGEAKALHSETSAVSPPDSRIEVIHSQQADWNRLQSALLKCRLR